The genomic window CCCGCTGGCCCTTCGGAACCGACTGGATGCCGGCGCGCACGATCTCGCCCACGAAGGCGCTTTCAAACAGGGCAAGAACAATCACGCCCGAGATCAGCGAGGGAAACCGGCGCATTTCGCCGAAGAAGAATTCCCAGATGCCGTTATTCTCCTGCCGTGCGATGCCACGCGCCCAACGTTCCAGGTTCAACGCGTCGATCAGTTGCTGCGACAGGAAGAAGAAGAAGATGAAGACGACAACGACGGGAGGAATGTTGCGGAGCAATTCGAGATAGGTCCGTGCCAACATGCGGATGGTGAGGTTCGGCGAACATCGGGCGACGCCAAGAAAGGTGCCCAGGATCAGCGCCAGAATACTGGCGTAGATGCTGATACGGACTGTCGCCATCAGGCCCTGAAGCAACAGGTTGGCGAACCATTCCTCGCGGGTCGTATGCCAGCTGTAGATGTAGTTCGGTATCAGGTGCCAGCGCCATTCGTAGTTCAGATTGCCTTCGATGGCGAGCCAGATGTAGCTGAAGAAGCCGAGCAGTACAGCCACGATCAGGTAGTCTGGCCACCGGAGCTTTTTGAAAAATATGGTCACCGGATCATCCGCCTGCTGAGGGGGGTGTAAGGGGCGGCAGGAAGGCCGCCGCCCCTCATCGTTGTTGGTGGTGCGATGTCAGGCCTTATTCGGCCGGCACCTGATCTTCCCATTCACTGCCGACGAACCAGTAGTCGTGACGTTCTTCCAGCCAGCCCGAGCGCAACCGTGCCGCAATCCAGTTGTTGAAGAAATTCATGGCAACCGGGTCGCCCTGGCGCATAGCGAAGGCCTCGCCACTCGGATCAAGCAGAACATCAAACGGGACATGCAGCGTGTCTGGGTAGCGCGCGACTTCGCGATCCGGGGTCGGTTGCGATGACACCGTGGCGTGTGCATTGCCGTTCAGGACTTCTTGGGTCGCAGCGCCGTCCTCATCGAACAGCAGCAGTTCTGCATCGGGGAAACGGTTCTGGATCACCACAGCAGGCGTCGCGCCGCGCCGTGCCGCGAAGGTGATGTCGGGCGAGTTGTAATCGTCGATCGTGAGACCTTCGGTCATCTCGATGTTGGAATAGATCGCCATGCCGGAATAGGCATAGGGGTCCGAAAATGCCACGGTCAGGTTGCGCTGCGGTGTCCAGGACATGCCGGAGATGATGACGTCGAAATTGCCCGCGATCAGGGCCGGGATGATCCCATCCCAGGAGGTGGGGACGAATTCCACCTCTACGCCCAGATCCTCGGCCAATTGCCGACCCACATCAAGCTCGAAGCCGATCAGATCACCGTTGACGTCGCGCATGGACCACGGGGTGAAGACCGACAGGCCGATGCGAATGACACCCTCTTCCTGAATCGTCGTCAGGATGCTCTCATTGACCAGATCTTGGGCCGATTGCGCCGCAGCGGGCAAGGCCATGGCCATCGCAGCGGTCGCAGCAAGCGCGGTCCCGAATAATCTCCGTGTAAAACTCATTGGGTATCTCCCTGTTTGATTTCTCGGTGAGTGAGGTGAAGGGCAATCGGTGGCCGGTTCATTCGACTGTGTATCGTCGCTCGATGAAGCCGACGCCGACGGACAGCATCAGCGTGACAACCATGTAGACGATGGCGACGGTGAACCAGATTTCGAAGCTCATGAAGGTGTCTGAGATGATGTTACGCCCAATCGTGGTCAGTTCGGCTACGGCGATCACGCTGACAATGGCGGACGACTTCACGAGATGAACGACCTCTCCGGTCATCGGCGGCAACATGAACCGGATCGATTGGGGCAGAATGATGTAGCGGTAGGCTTGGCCTGTGCTCATGCCTATCGATTTCGCGCCCTCCCACTGCCCCTGCGGGATGGCGTTGATGCCGGCGCGGAAGATTTCGGAGATAAGCGCCGAGTGAAAGACGGCAAGGGTCAGCACACTGGCGGTGTAGCGGTCGAAACCAAAGATCGGCCCCAGCACGTAGTAGAAGAGGTAAAGCAGCACGAGCAGCGGGATGTTGCGGATGAATTCCAGAAATCCGATTGCCACGGCCGTCCCCACCACCAGGCCGGACAGACGCATCAGTGCCACGATCAGTCCCAGGATCGTCGCCAGAACAAAGGCCGTGGCCGACAGTTGCAAGGTCACACCAAGACCGATGAAAATCTCGCCGAGTTGAAAGCCGTCATCGGTAAAGGTGTAGAGAAATTGCGGAACACGGCTCCATTGCCAGTTGTAGCCCATGTTCTGGGCACCGACATAGGATCCGTAGACGATCATCCCCATCACGATCAGGTAGATCGCAACCGACGCGATGGTCGACCCGAAGAAGCGCTGCACGGCGGACGG from Rhodophyticola sp. CCM32 includes these protein-coding regions:
- a CDS encoding transporter substrate-binding domain-containing protein → MSFTRRLFGTALAATAAMAMALPAAAQSAQDLVNESILTTIQEEGVIRIGLSVFTPWSMRDVNGDLIGFELDVGRQLAEDLGVEVEFVPTSWDGIIPALIAGNFDVIISGMSWTPQRNLTVAFSDPYAYSGMAIYSNIEMTEGLTIDDYNSPDITFAARRGATPAVVIQNRFPDAELLLFDEDGAATQEVLNGNAHATVSSQPTPDREVARYPDTLHVPFDVLLDPSGEAFAMRQGDPVAMNFFNNWIAARLRSGWLEERHDYWFVGSEWEDQVPAE
- a CDS encoding amino acid ABC transporter permease, with the protein product MTIFFKKLRWPDYLIVAVLLGFFSYIWLAIEGNLNYEWRWHLIPNYIYSWHTTREEWFANLLLQGLMATVRISIYASILALILGTFLGVARCSPNLTIRMLARTYLELLRNIPPVVVVFIFFFFLSQQLIDALNLERWARGIARQENNGIWEFFFGEMRRFPSLISGVIVLALFESAFVGEIVRAGIQSVPKGQREAARSIGMSRYQELRYIVLPQALHKVVPPMANQFITLIKDSSIISLISVQELTFKTVELVASTRLIFEAWITTAAFYFVICFGLSRLFARLENRRRSGQ
- a CDS encoding amino acid ABC transporter permease, whose amino-acid sequence is MGSTFNQQDLKGDPLPQPSAVQRFFGSTIASVAIYLIVMGMIVYGSYVGAQNMGYNWQWSRVPQFLYTFTDDGFQLGEIFIGLGVTLQLSATAFVLATILGLIVALMRLSGLVVGTAVAIGFLEFIRNIPLLVLLYLFYYVLGPIFGFDRYTASVLTLAVFHSALISEIFRAGINAIPQGQWEGAKSIGMSTGQAYRYIILPQSIRFMLPPMTGEVVHLVKSSAIVSVIAVAELTTIGRNIISDTFMSFEIWFTVAIVYMVVTLMLSVGVGFIERRYTVE